Proteins co-encoded in one Parascardovia denticolens DSM 10105 = JCM 12538 genomic window:
- a CDS encoding UDP-N-acetylmuramoyl-tripeptide--D-alanyl-D-alanine ligase — protein sequence MISMTLAETAQAMSGKLLVFESASASIDSQAQVDSAVTDSRQVRPGSLFVAIKGERVDGHAYLEQAAAAGAVAAVVDHEVAGASLPQILVEDTVRALGFLARHNIEKRRSLAGQARTPFTIVGITGSVGKTTTKDLIRALLSPLGPTIAPQGSFNNEIGLPLTALQVGEETRFLVAEMGASAVGEIAYLTTIARPDLAVELKVGVAHLGGFGSVENIRQAKSELVRALPPSGLAILNENDENIRLMPEMTGVRNLLWFGLHEDRPDEDRSDESETAYPSVPSAMSAAEIYGDQVQVDDQDRPSFTVHFPDGTGCPMSLALPGRHNVMNALAAICVAYAMDLPTEAIAGILAHQGAQSPHRMDIRQVPFRPDSDLAFTLIDDSFNANPDSMKAGLDGLAAWHAESRTRDERPYRVAVLGSMLELGPNEKELHQRMGAYALSVADMVIAVGSEEEPHLDELAHDFVLGADHDQKEAGSIHWVHSAEQAADLVRGLEGEHRQTVVLLKGSHASGLQGLADYWLGQARK from the coding sequence ATGATTTCCATGACCCTGGCCGAGACCGCTCAGGCCATGTCAGGCAAGCTCCTCGTTTTCGAGTCCGCTTCCGCTTCCATCGATAGTCAGGCCCAGGTCGATTCCGCCGTGACCGATTCCCGGCAGGTCCGCCCTGGCTCCCTCTTCGTGGCCATCAAAGGGGAACGCGTGGACGGGCATGCCTATCTGGAGCAGGCGGCCGCTGCGGGGGCCGTCGCCGCCGTGGTCGATCATGAAGTCGCCGGGGCCTCCTTGCCTCAGATTCTGGTGGAGGACACGGTCCGCGCTTTGGGCTTTCTGGCCCGTCATAACATCGAAAAACGCCGGAGCCTGGCCGGCCAGGCTAGGACCCCCTTCACCATCGTCGGCATCACCGGTTCGGTGGGCAAGACCACGACCAAAGACCTGATCCGCGCCTTGCTGTCCCCCTTGGGGCCGACGATCGCCCCCCAGGGTTCCTTCAACAACGAGATCGGCCTGCCCCTCACCGCCTTGCAGGTGGGGGAGGAGACCCGTTTCCTGGTGGCGGAGATGGGGGCTTCAGCCGTTGGGGAAATCGCATACTTGACCACCATCGCCCGGCCGGACCTAGCCGTCGAGCTGAAGGTGGGGGTGGCCCATCTGGGTGGATTCGGTTCCGTGGAGAACATCCGCCAGGCCAAGAGCGAGCTGGTGAGGGCCTTGCCCCCCTCCGGCCTGGCCATCCTCAACGAGAACGACGAGAACATCCGCCTGATGCCGGAGATGACCGGGGTCAGGAACCTCCTTTGGTTCGGTCTGCACGAGGACCGCCCCGATGAGGACCGCTCTGATGAGAGCGAGACCGCTTATCCCTCGGTCCCCTCCGCCATGTCCGCCGCCGAGATCTACGGCGACCAGGTGCAGGTGGATGACCAGGACCGCCCGTCCTTCACCGTCCATTTCCCTGACGGGACTGGCTGCCCCATGAGCCTGGCTTTGCCGGGGCGGCACAACGTCATGAACGCCTTGGCCGCCATCTGCGTGGCCTACGCCATGGACCTGCCCACCGAGGCCATCGCAGGTATCCTGGCCCATCAAGGGGCCCAGAGCCCCCATCGCATGGACATCAGGCAGGTGCCCTTCCGTCCGGATTCCGACCTGGCCTTCACCCTCATCGATGACTCCTTCAACGCTAACCCCGATTCCATGAAGGCGGGCTTGGACGGCTTGGCCGCCTGGCATGCTGAAAGCCGGACCCGGGACGAGCGCCCCTACCGGGTGGCCGTACTGGGCTCCATGCTGGAGTTGGGCCCCAACGAGAAGGAGCTCCATCAGCGGATGGGGGCCTACGCCCTTTCCGTCGCCGACATGGTGATCGCCGTCGGCAGCGAGGAGGAGCCCCATCTGGACGAGCTGGCCCATGACTTCGTTCTCGGAGCCGACCATGACCAAAAAGAGGCCGGGTCCATCCACTGGGTCCATTCGGCCGAGCAGGCGGCCGACCTGGTCAGGGGTTTGGAAGGGGAGCATAGGCAGACTGTAGTATTGTTGAAAGGGTCCCACGCGTCCGGTTTGCAAGGGCTAGCGGATTACTGGCTGGGACAGGCACGGAAGTAG
- a CDS encoding PfkB family carbohydrate kinase produces the protein MAEITQEWKPLVISLGEVLWDMLPEGKTAGGAPVNFIYHAMQDGVDGYSVSALGNDQLGSELEETVRKAGIPYYFERNDYPTGTAGIMAGDDDTFSYSITEGAAWDHLRETDEVQKIISRADGITYGTLALRSPESRQTILNLIDDAPTSCLRFFDVNLRGDYYDRDLIDQLLRLSTHFKMNQSEFAFLKSLLGMEEANEDGMDDEEACAWFFRHYPNLRMIAMTAGRSYSLVMSADGRASRIRTPHVNALNSVGAGDVFSGVLAAEILRGAPMEEGHQKAVNVAAYVCTQRENWTPLPDSIPDYVTWQHLRETTVG, from the coding sequence GTGGCTGAAATCACACAGGAGTGGAAACCATTGGTCATCTCTTTGGGGGAGGTCCTCTGGGACATGCTTCCCGAAGGTAAAACGGCCGGCGGGGCCCCTGTAAATTTCATCTATCACGCCATGCAGGACGGGGTCGACGGTTACTCGGTCAGCGCTTTGGGCAACGACCAACTGGGATCCGAGCTGGAAGAGACCGTCAGGAAAGCCGGCATCCCCTACTACTTCGAACGCAATGACTACCCCACCGGCACGGCCGGGATCATGGCCGGAGATGACGACACCTTCTCCTATTCCATCACCGAAGGAGCCGCCTGGGACCATCTGAGGGAGACCGACGAAGTCCAGAAGATCATCTCCCGGGCCGACGGAATCACTTATGGGACCTTGGCCCTGCGCAGCCCCGAATCCCGGCAGACCATCCTCAATCTGATCGACGACGCCCCCACCTCCTGCCTGCGTTTCTTCGATGTCAATCTGCGAGGGGACTATTACGACAGGGACCTGATCGACCAGCTCCTGCGCCTTTCCACCCATTTCAAGATGAACCAAAGCGAATTCGCCTTCCTCAAAAGCCTGCTGGGGATGGAAGAGGCCAACGAAGACGGGATGGACGACGAAGAGGCCTGCGCCTGGTTCTTCCGTCATTACCCCAATCTACGGATGATCGCCATGACGGCCGGCAGGTCCTACTCCCTGGTCATGAGCGCCGATGGCCGCGCCTCCCGCATCCGCACCCCGCATGTGAACGCCCTCAACTCCGTCGGAGCCGGGGACGTCTTCTCCGGGGTCCTGGCCGCGGAGATCCTGCGGGGGGCGCCGATGGAAGAAGGGCATCAGAAGGCGGTCAACGTGGCTGCTTACGTCTGCACCCAGCGGGAAAACTGGACCCCTCTGCCGGACAGCATCCCCGACTACGTGACTTGGCAGCATCTGCGCGAGACCACGGTCGGCTGA
- the mraY gene encoding phospho-N-acetylmuramoyl-pentapeptide-transferase encodes MIALIIGLVVSLVVIFVGTPIMIRVVEKFHYGQYIRQDGPQSHLVKRGTPTMGGVVINLAILLGWLASALYRVIAFHARISVPALLVLFTMVSMGLLGFIDDFAKVSKKQNEGLSIHGKFIGQIIFATIYAVLSLVATSAGGPAAHPGISFDENFIIDFQGLGFIISTVLYVIWVNLLMSAWTNAFNLTDGLDGLCAGNSMIAFLGYGLIAFWQSYHSVGHPHHPGPFGFEQGMTYTVADPQDLTIIAACAIAACFGFLWYNTNPAEIFMGDTGSLALGGLFAALSVATHTEVLAVIIGGLFVVETLSDVIQIGAFKLRHKRVFKMAPIHHHFELEGWPETKVVVRFWMVEMIFVLLGLIIFYGSWVVRSGLV; translated from the coding sequence ATGATTGCTCTCATTATTGGTTTGGTCGTTTCCCTGGTGGTGATCTTCGTCGGGACCCCCATCATGATCCGGGTGGTGGAGAAGTTTCATTACGGGCAGTACATCCGACAGGACGGGCCCCAGTCCCACTTGGTCAAAAGGGGGACCCCGACCATGGGCGGGGTCGTCATCAACCTGGCCATCCTCCTGGGTTGGCTGGCCTCGGCCCTTTACCGGGTGATCGCCTTCCACGCCCGCATCTCCGTGCCCGCTTTGCTGGTCCTGTTCACCATGGTCTCCATGGGCCTGCTCGGTTTCATCGACGATTTCGCCAAAGTGTCCAAAAAACAGAACGAAGGCCTGAGCATCCACGGCAAGTTCATCGGCCAGATCATCTTCGCCACCATCTACGCCGTCCTTTCCCTGGTCGCCACTTCGGCCGGAGGGCCGGCCGCCCATCCGGGCATCTCCTTCGACGAGAACTTCATCATCGATTTCCAAGGGCTGGGCTTCATCATCTCGACCGTTCTTTACGTGATTTGGGTCAACCTGCTCATGTCCGCCTGGACCAACGCCTTCAACCTGACCGACGGCTTGGATGGCCTGTGCGCCGGGAATTCCATGATCGCCTTCCTGGGCTATGGCCTCATCGCTTTCTGGCAGTCCTACCATAGCGTGGGCCATCCTCACCATCCGGGGCCTTTCGGCTTCGAACAAGGGATGACCTACACGGTGGCCGACCCCCAAGACCTGACCATCATCGCCGCCTGCGCCATCGCCGCCTGTTTCGGCTTCCTCTGGTACAACACGAATCCGGCCGAGATCTTCATGGGGGACACGGGCTCCCTGGCCTTGGGCGGTCTCTTCGCCGCCCTGTCCGTGGCCACCCACACCGAAGTTCTGGCCGTCATCATCGGGGGCCTGTTCGTGGTGGAGACCTTGTCGGACGTCATCCAAATCGGGGCCTTCAAACTGCGGCATAAGCGGGTCTTCAAAATGGCCCCCATCCATCATCATTTCGAACTGGAAGGTTGGCCGGAGACCAAGGTCGTCGTCCGCTTCTGGATGGTGGAGATGATCTTCGTCCTTCTAGGGCTCATCATCTTCTACGGCAGCTGGGTGGTACGTTCCGGTTTGGTCTGA
- a CDS encoding cell division protein FtsQ/DivIB, producing the protein MPRRLTSHPAPASSDRSAQSGRSRRPDEPRRSDGFADPRRLRSDASLSDRLDQPEAGGTGMAVRPKVISFSERQEERKKAGRRHLIKRVLVLVLILALVFALVWGLFFSSLLSMRVGDVTIEGTNAWVTKDMIASVVKEQEGKSILLVDANRMSKEVAAIPGASGIDLRRRPLHGLTITVKAQKPTAILKDPSNQMRPVDAQGRMMTADKASVQGIPVISVTNFDLALRTNAVKEAIKVLAGLPESLRSQIASTTAKTQDSVTTTLTNGYIVIWGNSSQIAFKTAVVQRTLQTLRTTDGNTYRVIDASAPDNPIVRQSLETKK; encoded by the coding sequence ATGCCTCGCCGCCTGACCTCCCATCCTGCCCCTGCTTCATCGGACCGGTCGGCCCAGTCCGGACGTTCCCGCCGGCCCGATGAGCCCCGCAGGTCCGACGGTTTCGCCGACCCCCGCCGGCTGCGGTCCGACGCTTCCCTGTCCGACCGGCTGGACCAGCCCGAGGCCGGAGGGACGGGCATGGCGGTCAGACCCAAGGTCATCTCTTTCTCCGAAAGGCAGGAAGAGCGCAAAAAAGCTGGTCGCCGGCACCTGATCAAACGCGTTTTGGTCCTCGTCCTGATCCTGGCCTTGGTCTTCGCCTTGGTTTGGGGGCTTTTCTTCTCCTCCCTCCTGTCTATGCGGGTGGGGGACGTGACCATCGAAGGGACCAACGCCTGGGTGACGAAGGATATGATCGCCTCCGTGGTCAAAGAGCAGGAAGGCAAGTCGATCCTGTTGGTGGATGCCAACCGGATGAGCAAGGAAGTGGCTGCCATCCCCGGGGCCAGCGGCATCGACCTGCGTCGGCGCCCCCTTCACGGGTTGACCATCACCGTCAAAGCGCAGAAGCCGACGGCCATTCTCAAAGACCCCTCCAACCAGATGAGGCCGGTGGACGCCCAAGGCCGGATGATGACGGCCGACAAGGCCTCGGTCCAGGGGATCCCGGTCATCTCGGTGACGAATTTCGACCTGGCCTTGCGCACCAACGCCGTCAAAGAGGCCATCAAAGTCCTGGCGGGTCTGCCCGAATCCCTGCGGTCCCAGATAGCCTCGACCACGGCCAAGACCCAGGATTCGGTCACGACCACCTTGACCAACGGCTATATCGTGATCTGGGGCAACTCCTCCCAAATCGCCTTCAAAACGGCCGTCGTGCAAAGGACTTTGCAGACCCTGCGGACCACGGACGGGAACACCTACCGGGTCATCGACGCTTCGGCCCCGGACAATCCCATAGTCCGGCAGTCCTTGGAAACCAAAAAATAA
- the murG gene encoding undecaprenyldiphospho-muramoylpentapeptide beta-N-acetylglucosaminyltransferase produces MGTTEQPYHIVLAGGGTAGHVNPLLSIATALKDLDPQVRLSVIGTPIGLEARLVPAAGLEIDYIDKVPFPRRPNKAALAFPRRWAQERAKVRKIMEERRPDLVVGVGGYAAAPAYSVAHSLKIPLVIHEQNARAGMANRLGVRWADFVGTVYDDTGIRPGKKTRVQKVGLPLRAVISDMASRLESDPEGTRSQARRELGLREDKPLILVTGGSLGALSINEAVSGAAADLVACAQVLHLTGRGKLDQVEKTVASLVGGDGSSAKDYRAIDYWERMDLAFAAADLIICRSGAGTVAEVSALGRPAIYVPLPIGNGEQRLNAEPLVRSGGGIMVADAAFTSDWVRSHVPALVSDKDRLGAMARAAWNYGVRDAATVMARRILDLAASHAASDRLQ; encoded by the coding sequence ATGGGAACAACGGAACAGCCTTATCACATCGTTCTAGCCGGTGGCGGGACTGCCGGTCATGTCAATCCTCTGCTCAGCATCGCCACGGCTTTGAAGGATTTGGACCCGCAGGTCCGGCTGAGCGTCATCGGGACCCCGATCGGCCTGGAGGCCCGTCTGGTCCCGGCAGCCGGCTTGGAGATCGATTACATTGACAAGGTTCCCTTCCCCCGCAGGCCGAATAAGGCGGCCTTGGCCTTTCCCCGTCGGTGGGCCCAAGAGCGGGCCAAAGTGAGGAAAATCATGGAGGAAAGGCGTCCCGACTTGGTGGTCGGCGTCGGTGGGTACGCGGCGGCGCCGGCTTATTCCGTCGCTCATTCCTTGAAGATCCCTTTGGTCATCCACGAGCAGAACGCCCGGGCGGGCATGGCCAACCGGCTGGGAGTCCGGTGGGCCGACTTCGTGGGCACGGTTTATGACGATACCGGAATCCGTCCTGGCAAAAAGACCAGGGTCCAAAAGGTGGGCCTTCCTTTGCGGGCGGTGATTTCCGACATGGCCTCGCGCCTGGAATCCGACCCGGAAGGGACCCGGTCCCAGGCTCGGCGGGAGCTGGGTCTGCGTGAGGACAAGCCCCTGATCCTGGTGACGGGGGGATCCCTGGGGGCGCTCAGCATCAATGAAGCCGTTTCCGGCGCCGCGGCTGACCTGGTCGCCTGCGCCCAAGTCCTCCATTTGACCGGGAGAGGCAAGCTGGACCAGGTGGAGAAGACAGTGGCCTCCCTGGTGGGCGGCGACGGTTCGTCGGCCAAAGATTATCGGGCCATCGATTATTGGGAACGGATGGACCTGGCTTTCGCCGCGGCCGACCTGATCATCTGCCGGTCCGGGGCCGGGACCGTCGCCGAGGTCTCCGCCTTGGGCCGACCTGCCATTTACGTCCCCCTGCCGATCGGCAACGGGGAACAGAGGCTGAACGCCGAGCCCCTGGTCCGTTCGGGCGGGGGGATCATGGTCGCGGATGCGGCCTTCACTTCCGACTGGGTGCGTTCCCACGTGCCGGCTTTGGTGTCCGATAAGGACCGGCTGGGGGCCATGGCCCGAGCCGCCTGGAATTATGGGGTCCGGGATGCGGCGACTGTAATGGCTCGGCGGATATTGGACCTCGCCGCCTCTCACGCCGCCTCCGATCGGTTACAATAG
- the murD gene encoding UDP-N-acetylmuramoyl-L-alanine--D-glutamate ligase, with protein sequence MVAGLGVGGASVARILRDRQALVVTVDDRKPADYRFDQVLTDDFDWSPFGCLITSPGFSPHSPFLTKAAAQGLPILSEVEFAWQTRAINPQTGQPAVWVGITGTNGKTSTTEMTSEILQAAGYQAPAVGNIGVPVSQAAQDPSNRYLVVELSSFQLHYTDDLALAGAAITNLADDHLDWHGGFENYAADKAKVYSGVSQVLVYNADDPRVSAKAREARPAPGCRRVGFSLEAPQPGTIGIDQGWIVNLSPVGPQGRLAPVTDFPHLCEPDGTVYPHLLADALTALALALGLGVDCQVAVKALSSFAPGGHRIQKVASYQDPSNGKIIRFVDDSKATNAHAAAASLSSFPRKSVVWIAGGLAKGAEFSSLVSRQREVIKAAVVIGQDQSLMEEALETQAPDIPYTLIDPADKGTVMARAIQAATAYVHGGDVILLAPACASMDQFVSYADRGDQFAAQARSWIQAQGLADQEAASAATETPPAPAVSDSEDHPQA encoded by the coding sequence ATGGTGGCCGGTTTGGGAGTGGGAGGGGCCAGCGTGGCCCGGATCCTGCGCGACCGCCAGGCTTTGGTGGTGACGGTGGATGACAGGAAGCCGGCTGATTACCGCTTCGATCAAGTCCTGACCGATGATTTCGACTGGTCGCCTTTCGGCTGCCTGATCACCTCCCCGGGTTTCTCCCCCCACAGCCCCTTCCTGACCAAAGCCGCGGCCCAGGGGCTGCCCATCCTGTCCGAAGTGGAATTCGCCTGGCAGACCCGGGCCATCAATCCTCAGACCGGCCAGCCCGCTGTCTGGGTGGGGATCACCGGCACCAATGGCAAGACCTCCACCACCGAGATGACTTCGGAGATCCTTCAAGCCGCCGGTTACCAGGCCCCGGCCGTGGGCAACATCGGGGTCCCCGTCTCCCAAGCGGCCCAAGACCCGAGCAACCGATACCTGGTGGTCGAGCTGAGCTCCTTCCAACTGCATTACACGGATGACCTCGCCTTGGCGGGGGCGGCCATCACCAACCTGGCCGACGACCATCTGGACTGGCATGGGGGTTTCGAGAATTACGCGGCCGACAAGGCCAAGGTCTACTCCGGGGTCTCGCAGGTCCTGGTCTATAACGCCGACGACCCCCGGGTCAGCGCGAAGGCCCGGGAAGCCAGGCCCGCCCCCGGCTGCCGCAGGGTCGGCTTCAGCCTGGAGGCGCCCCAACCCGGGACCATCGGCATCGACCAGGGCTGGATCGTCAACCTCAGCCCGGTCGGTCCCCAAGGCAGGCTGGCCCCGGTGACAGACTTCCCTCACCTGTGCGAACCGGATGGGACGGTCTACCCCCATCTTCTGGCCGACGCCCTGACCGCCCTGGCCCTGGCCCTCGGGCTGGGGGTCGATTGTCAGGTCGCCGTGAAGGCCTTGTCTTCCTTCGCTCCGGGAGGCCATCGGATCCAGAAGGTGGCTTCCTACCAGGATCCCTCCAACGGGAAGATCATCCGCTTCGTTGACGATTCCAAGGCGACCAACGCCCATGCGGCCGCGGCCTCCTTGAGTTCTTTCCCCCGCAAATCCGTGGTCTGGATCGCAGGCGGTCTGGCGAAAGGAGCCGAATTCTCCTCCCTGGTCTCCCGGCAGCGAGAGGTCATCAAGGCCGCGGTCGTCATCGGCCAAGACCAGTCCCTGATGGAAGAAGCCTTGGAAACCCAGGCCCCTGACATTCCTTACACCCTCATCGACCCAGCCGACAAGGGGACCGTCATGGCCAGGGCCATCCAGGCGGCGACCGCTTACGTTCACGGAGGCGATGTGATCCTCCTGGCCCCGGCCTGCGCCTCCATGGACCAGTTCGTCTCTTACGCCGACCGGGGCGACCAGTTCGCCGCCCAAGCCCGCTCCTGGATCCAGGCTCAGGGCCTGGCCGATCAGGAGGCCGCTTCAGCCGCAACGGAAACTCCACCCGCACCCGCCGTTTCTGATTCGGAAGACCACCCACAAGCGTAG
- a CDS encoding FtsW/RodA/SpoVE family cell cycle protein codes for MARYAKKTGNDPQLKGLDKAVAMVTRGSRIEDSGSSSRGSRPGSASAFARRASSGPTAALPEDNQVYSGWRSVFNPVYCFYGMIACVGILTVFGIIMVFSSSSVNLISGGFSPWRDASRQLVFALGGLLVGGVLILFANRFAGLLRILSVLALLGSWGLQALTMTSLGRSVNGNTGWLVLGPVQFQPAEVMKLALCLWMPFSVTQASARAAKVKGTWDKLLKYAPPFFSFLISFALIMFGKDLGTAMIIALICLTALYVGGFPLGPLATLTGLGAFAVGYFMVFGSANRRDRFSATYSGCTGGPNQFGCFQIVHGKYALASGGLLGKGLGGSLEKWNYLPEAKNDFIFAVIGEEMGYIGALGIILLFIILAWCMINIALRTRDCFSQTVILCVASWISFQAIINIGVVTSLLPVIGLPLPFISSGGSALVVTLTAMGVVIGLSRRQDEIKAATSRIRS; via the coding sequence ATGGCTCGATACGCCAAAAAGACAGGGAACGACCCCCAGTTGAAAGGCCTGGACAAGGCCGTGGCCATGGTCACCCGGGGCTCTCGGATCGAGGATTCCGGCTCTTCCTCGCGGGGCTCCCGCCCGGGCTCGGCCTCGGCTTTCGCCCGCCGGGCGTCATCCGGCCCGACGGCCGCCCTGCCTGAAGACAACCAGGTCTACTCGGGTTGGCGGTCGGTCTTCAATCCGGTCTATTGCTTCTATGGCATGATCGCCTGCGTGGGGATTCTCACCGTCTTCGGCATCATCATGGTTTTCTCCTCTTCCTCCGTGAACCTGATTTCCGGGGGCTTTTCCCCCTGGCGGGACGCCTCCCGCCAGCTGGTCTTCGCCTTGGGCGGCCTCCTGGTTGGCGGGGTGCTCATCCTTTTCGCCAATCGTTTCGCCGGGCTCTTGAGGATCCTCAGCGTCCTCGCCTTGCTGGGCTCCTGGGGCCTGCAAGCCTTGACCATGACCAGTCTGGGCCGCAGCGTCAACGGAAACACCGGATGGCTGGTCCTCGGCCCCGTCCAGTTCCAGCCTGCGGAAGTGATGAAACTGGCCCTCTGCCTGTGGATGCCCTTCTCCGTCACCCAAGCCTCCGCCCGGGCGGCCAAGGTGAAGGGGACCTGGGACAAGCTCCTCAAGTACGCTCCGCCTTTCTTCTCCTTCCTTATATCCTTCGCCCTCATCATGTTCGGCAAGGACCTGGGGACCGCCATGATCATCGCCTTGATCTGCCTGACCGCCCTCTACGTGGGCGGTTTCCCTTTGGGGCCTCTGGCCACCCTGACCGGCCTGGGGGCCTTCGCCGTCGGCTACTTCATGGTCTTCGGGTCCGCCAACCGCCGAGACCGTTTTTCCGCCACCTACAGCGGTTGCACCGGAGGGCCCAACCAGTTCGGCTGTTTCCAGATCGTCCACGGCAAATACGCCTTGGCCTCGGGCGGCCTTCTGGGCAAAGGCCTGGGTGGGTCCTTGGAGAAATGGAACTACCTGCCCGAAGCCAAGAACGACTTCATCTTCGCCGTCATCGGCGAGGAGATGGGATATATCGGGGCCTTGGGGATCATCCTCCTATTCATCATCCTGGCATGGTGCATGATCAATATCGCCTTGCGCACCCGCGACTGCTTCTCCCAGACCGTCATCCTCTGCGTGGCCTCCTGGATCAGCTTCCAGGCCATCATCAACATCGGCGTGGTCACCTCCCTCTTGCCCGTCATCGGTCTTCCCTTGCCTTTCATTTCTTCCGGCGGCAGCGCCTTGGTCGTCACTTTGACCGCCATGGGCGTGGTCATTGGCCTGTCCCGGCGTCAGGACGAAATCAAGGCCGCCACCAGCCGTATCCGTTCATAG
- a CDS encoding UDP-N-acetylmuramate--L-alanine ligase yields the protein MENETSQGTGTILLDPTKQAVDYDHFPLERLGRTHFIGIGGAGMSVLAEMLLEKGIPVSGSDRESNSKTERLEALGATIYLGQKAQNVAQADTVVWSSAIKPDNPEIVAAHAQGALLMHRSDLLALLMAHSRAVTVAGAHGKTTTSAMAAQILVSAGSGQLADPSFAIGGSIRTSEGTADGGHAGKGAVLVAEADESDGSFEKYRPFIAIITNVEPDHLDHYGSAQAFHQAFLEHAGHASGHVVLCGDDPGALDLLKALSPEQAATAVVYSTQPDLPLGGSPASFVYIGGEKEAASDQEVDPQVAESFSLVLPPGLMAQSLSAEVRDSSSGKFRVNLRVPGIHNARNAAAAIIAAVLLGVSPQKACQAAFDFYGAKRRFEKRGEVNGVTVVDDYAHHPTEISALLQAAHRRYPQAATRVVFQPHLYSRTHFFAREFAQALSLADDVIVTGIFPAREKQEDWPQVGPDIVVSLIDQEGGRVKARSVEDMDEAGRLIAADAQPGDLILTVGAGSITQVADTILDALKDQA from the coding sequence ATGGAAAACGAGACCTCACAAGGAACGGGGACGATTCTCTTGGACCCCACCAAGCAGGCGGTGGATTACGACCATTTCCCCCTGGAACGGCTGGGCCGCACCCACTTCATCGGCATCGGGGGAGCCGGGATGAGCGTCTTGGCGGAGATGCTTCTGGAAAAGGGGATTCCGGTCTCCGGGTCCGACAGGGAATCCAATTCCAAGACGGAACGGTTGGAAGCCTTGGGGGCCACCATCTACCTGGGGCAGAAGGCTCAGAACGTTGCTCAGGCGGATACGGTCGTCTGGTCATCGGCCATCAAGCCTGACAACCCGGAAATCGTGGCCGCCCACGCCCAAGGGGCCCTCCTGATGCATCGGTCCGATCTCCTGGCCCTTCTCATGGCTCATTCCCGGGCGGTGACGGTGGCCGGCGCCCATGGGAAGACCACCACGTCGGCCATGGCCGCGCAGATCCTGGTCTCCGCCGGATCCGGACAGCTGGCCGACCCTTCTTTCGCCATCGGAGGCTCCATCCGCACTTCAGAAGGAACCGCCGACGGCGGTCATGCGGGCAAAGGGGCCGTCCTTGTGGCCGAAGCCGACGAATCCGATGGGAGTTTCGAGAAATACCGGCCTTTCATCGCCATCATCACCAACGTGGAACCGGACCATCTGGATCATTACGGTTCGGCCCAGGCCTTCCATCAGGCTTTCCTGGAGCACGCCGGTCACGCCAGCGGCCATGTGGTCCTGTGTGGGGACGATCCGGGGGCCTTGGACCTTTTGAAGGCCTTGTCCCCCGAGCAGGCGGCCACGGCTGTGGTCTACTCCACCCAGCCCGACCTGCCTTTGGGCGGCAGCCCCGCCTCCTTCGTCTACATCGGGGGAGAGAAGGAAGCGGCCTCCGACCAGGAGGTGGATCCGCAGGTCGCCGAAAGTTTCAGCTTGGTGCTTCCCCCTGGCCTGATGGCTCAGTCCCTGTCGGCCGAGGTCCGCGATTCCAGCTCCGGAAAGTTCAGGGTGAACCTGAGGGTCCCGGGCATCCATAACGCCCGCAACGCCGCGGCGGCCATCATCGCCGCCGTCTTGCTGGGGGTCTCCCCCCAGAAGGCCTGCCAGGCGGCTTTCGACTTCTACGGCGCGAAGCGGCGTTTCGAAAAGAGGGGAGAGGTCAACGGGGTGACGGTGGTGGACGATTACGCCCATCATCCCACCGAGATCTCCGCCCTCCTGCAGGCCGCCCACCGCCGCTACCCCCAGGCGGCCACCCGCGTGGTCTTCCAGCCTCATCTTTACTCCCGGACCCACTTCTTCGCCCGGGAATTCGCCCAGGCTTTGAGCCTGGCCGATGACGTGATCGTGACAGGGATCTTCCCCGCCCGCGAGAAACAGGAGGATTGGCCGCAGGTAGGCCCGGACATAGTCGTCTCCCTGATCGACCAGGAGGGCGGCCGGGTCAAGGCCCGTTCCGTGGAGGACATGGATGAGGCCGGCCGCCTCATCGCCGCGGACGCCCAGCCCGGTGACCTGATCCTGACCGTGGGGGCCGGATCCATCACCCAGGTGGCCGATACCATCCTGGACGCTTTGAAGGACCAGGCCTGA